The following proteins are co-located in the Gemmatimonas sp. genome:
- a CDS encoding helicase-related protein translates to MRGVEGLVRNNGRMRLVVGCTLHEDEIAAIEKGESLRDAVDRHLAARPLEPPDDAARDALELLAWMIGNGFLEVKVAVPCDDKRRPMASDGIFHEKAGVIEDDAGHRLAFNGSINETAAGWKLNWESFNVFTSWSGTAAYVDAESASFAALWANQAKRALVLDVPSAVSADLMRFMPTNDLPARLMVKDTTREPYKTPAAPAPVVVDPVPDIDVRRETWEYIATAPMLPNGGEQVGEATCAVEPWPHQVRAFERLYGAESPRLLIADEVGLGKTIQAGMLLRQAWLAGRAKRILILTPAAVMQQWQLELREKFNLNWPIYDDGHLTWYPSPGMRGRTERAVGRADWHKEPVVIASSHLMRRREREDELCVDAEPWDLIVLDEAHHARRKGAGSEKQEGPNALLRLMRRLRARTKGLVLMTATPMQVHPVEMWDLLDLLGLPATWNESAFLRYFALLGKPSPSHEELDELASMFRDAEAEWGPVGTETMERLGVTSKLKSKKILGALRDASNIPRRSLETGDRQAALRVLRSTTPVSKLMSRHTRDLLRRYHKAGKLTTPIATRKVDDTFIELTPAERAVYERVEDYISTTYNQAALAGGTAKNAVGFVMTVYRRRLSSSFRALGKTLEARLEPLASKGVNANFAAAENASDDESRDDVMDADEATQLEQAALKLEESDDIQSLLKQVRALAPDTKARVLRDTLTQLRADGYGQAMVFTQFTDTMDFLRSYLVSEDAKERNAEGVEAALPRILCFSGRGGETPVPGGTWQAISRDEVKRRFRAGEADVLLCTDAAAEGLNFQFCGALVNYDMPWNPMRVEQRIGRIDRLGQRHEVVRIVNLHYKDTVEADVYMALRKRIGLFEAVVGRLQPILAELPRRISASVLQAGRATDAVRAQLASDVAMRVDALSADTTGLDLDLLGDDVLDVPLRPAPALDLAYLDAVIVRSNVMPAGVEVRTLGAGEYGYLAPGMASELRVTTDADYYEAHADSVELWSPGSPVFPDPEKVLGPV, encoded by the coding sequence ATGCGCGGCGTGGAAGGGCTCGTGCGCAACAACGGGCGCATGCGACTCGTGGTCGGCTGCACGCTCCACGAGGATGAGATCGCAGCGATTGAGAAGGGTGAGTCGCTGCGCGATGCGGTGGATCGCCATCTCGCCGCGCGTCCGCTGGAGCCGCCCGATGACGCGGCGCGCGATGCGTTGGAGTTGCTCGCGTGGATGATCGGCAACGGATTTCTCGAAGTGAAAGTGGCCGTGCCGTGCGACGACAAGCGTCGACCGATGGCCTCCGACGGCATCTTCCATGAGAAGGCCGGCGTAATCGAGGACGACGCGGGACACCGGCTCGCGTTCAACGGCTCGATCAACGAGACCGCGGCCGGTTGGAAGTTGAACTGGGAATCGTTCAACGTCTTCACGAGCTGGTCAGGCACCGCGGCGTACGTGGATGCGGAATCCGCGAGCTTTGCGGCACTATGGGCGAATCAGGCGAAGCGCGCACTTGTGCTGGACGTGCCGTCTGCCGTGAGCGCCGATCTGATGCGCTTCATGCCGACTAACGACCTGCCGGCACGGCTTATGGTGAAGGACACGACGCGTGAGCCGTACAAGACGCCGGCTGCACCAGCGCCGGTCGTGGTGGATCCGGTACCCGATATCGATGTGCGGCGCGAAACGTGGGAGTACATCGCGACCGCTCCCATGCTTCCGAACGGCGGTGAGCAGGTAGGCGAAGCCACGTGCGCGGTGGAGCCGTGGCCACATCAAGTACGCGCGTTTGAGCGGCTTTACGGCGCAGAATCGCCGCGACTGCTGATCGCCGACGAGGTAGGGCTCGGCAAGACTATCCAAGCGGGCATGTTGCTTCGGCAGGCGTGGCTGGCGGGCCGCGCGAAGCGCATCCTGATCCTGACACCGGCTGCCGTCATGCAGCAGTGGCAGCTTGAGCTGCGTGAGAAGTTCAATCTGAACTGGCCGATCTACGATGATGGCCATCTCACGTGGTATCCGTCACCCGGCATGCGTGGGCGAACGGAACGCGCGGTCGGTCGGGCAGACTGGCACAAGGAGCCCGTCGTCATCGCATCCAGTCATCTTATGCGCCGACGCGAGCGTGAAGACGAGCTGTGCGTGGATGCCGAGCCATGGGATCTCATTGTGCTGGACGAGGCGCACCATGCACGACGGAAAGGTGCGGGATCGGAGAAGCAGGAAGGACCGAATGCGTTGCTGCGACTGATGCGGCGTTTGCGTGCGCGTACGAAGGGGCTCGTGCTGATGACGGCGACGCCCATGCAGGTACACCCGGTCGAGATGTGGGATCTGCTGGACCTGCTAGGCTTGCCCGCCACTTGGAACGAGTCCGCGTTCCTGCGCTACTTCGCGTTGCTGGGGAAACCGTCACCATCGCACGAAGAGCTCGACGAGCTGGCGTCGATGTTTCGTGACGCTGAAGCCGAGTGGGGGCCAGTGGGCACGGAGACGATGGAGCGACTCGGCGTCACGAGCAAGCTCAAGTCGAAGAAGATTCTGGGTGCGCTGCGCGATGCGTCGAACATCCCGCGTCGCTCACTCGAAACCGGTGATCGTCAGGCGGCACTGCGTGTGCTGCGCTCAACGACGCCGGTCTCGAAACTCATGTCGCGCCATACGCGAGATCTACTGCGCCGATATCACAAGGCAGGGAAGCTCACGACACCCATCGCCACACGCAAAGTCGACGACACGTTCATCGAACTGACGCCCGCGGAACGGGCGGTCTACGAACGCGTCGAGGACTACATCTCGACCACGTACAATCAGGCAGCGCTCGCGGGCGGTACGGCCAAGAACGCCGTCGGATTCGTGATGACGGTGTACCGGCGTCGTCTGTCATCGAGCTTTCGCGCGCTCGGCAAGACGTTGGAGGCCCGCCTTGAGCCGTTGGCGAGTAAGGGCGTCAATGCCAACTTCGCCGCTGCTGAGAATGCGTCGGATGACGAAAGTCGCGACGACGTGATGGACGCCGATGAGGCGACGCAGTTGGAGCAGGCGGCGCTCAAGCTGGAGGAGAGCGACGACATCCAGAGTTTGCTGAAGCAGGTGCGTGCGCTTGCACCCGACACGAAGGCCCGAGTACTCCGTGATACGCTCACACAGTTGCGCGCCGACGGATACGGCCAGGCGATGGTGTTCACGCAGTTCACGGACACGATGGATTTTCTGCGCAGCTATCTCGTGTCGGAGGATGCGAAGGAACGCAACGCGGAAGGGGTTGAGGCCGCGCTCCCGCGCATCCTGTGTTTCTCAGGGCGGGGTGGCGAGACACCAGTGCCCGGGGGCACGTGGCAAGCGATCAGCCGCGATGAGGTGAAGCGCCGTTTCCGTGCGGGCGAAGCCGACGTACTGCTATGCACGGACGCGGCTGCCGAGGGCCTGAACTTCCAGTTCTGCGGCGCGCTCGTAAACTATGACATGCCGTGGAATCCGATGCGGGTTGAACAACGCATCGGCCGCATTGATCGACTTGGACAGCGGCATGAAGTCGTGCGGATCGTAAACCTGCACTACAAGGACACCGTCGAAGCCGACGTGTACATGGCGCTGCGCAAACGCATCGGACTGTTTGAGGCTGTGGTTGGCCGCCTGCAACCCATCCTGGCTGAACTGCCACGCCGCATTTCCGCTTCAGTTCTGCAAGCCGGCCGCGCGACGGATGCGGTGCGGGCGCAACTGGCGTCTGACGTGGCCATGCGCGTTGATGCGCTCTCGGCGGACACCACCGGGCTGGATCTCGACCTGTTGGGCGACGATGTGCTCGACGTGCCACTCCGGCCCGCGCCCGCGCTCGATCTGGCGTATCTCGACGCCGTTATCGTCCGCTCGAACGTCATGCCCGCCGGTGTCGAGGTCCGCACGCTGGGAGCGGGCGAATACGGATACCTGGCGCCCGGCATGGCGAGCGAGCTGCGGGTGACGACGGACGCGGACTACTACGAGGCCCACGCGGACAGTGTGGAACTGTGGTCGCCGGGGTCGCCGGTATTTCCTGATCCGGAGAAGGTGTTAGGACCGGTGTAG
- a CDS encoding Mu transposase C-terminal domain-containing protein, with the protein MPRQTHNHSAPNTSRFTPQFVLTDALALRARAVGPLQAPDPLLFLHEVLRVVDKDGIDIAGVRFMSPALLPFVGTKVKLPVRYDAAAANRRQLTRVFVIIEATRDRSRSVIECLPRPYVRETTDREGFEAESRRYRESLKQQVEEAVEATARRRGGHAAGQRQRDLHNTRRHQGRAGQEQSGYGPPRPEVEAGVRKAAKAKLEKKLEKLDPTARAKAKTKGKAETKAKTESKSKPGAGRAKKSAGTRRQSTGRKAPGADSAFSAWSQLGKAADSKSNRKRPT; encoded by the coding sequence ATGCCACGTCAGACTCACAACCACTCCGCGCCGAACACGTCGCGGTTCACGCCCCAGTTCGTCCTGACGGACGCCCTCGCGCTGCGCGCGAGGGCGGTGGGTCCGCTCCAGGCCCCTGACCCGCTCCTCTTCCTGCACGAGGTCCTGCGGGTGGTGGACAAGGATGGCATCGACATCGCGGGAGTCCGTTTCATGAGTCCCGCGCTGCTGCCATTTGTGGGTACGAAGGTGAAGCTGCCGGTTCGGTATGACGCGGCGGCCGCCAATCGCCGGCAACTGACGCGGGTGTTCGTGATCATCGAAGCGACTCGCGACCGGTCGCGGAGCGTCATTGAGTGCCTGCCACGCCCGTATGTGCGCGAGACCACCGACCGCGAGGGGTTCGAGGCCGAATCGCGCCGGTACCGCGAGTCGCTCAAGCAACAGGTCGAGGAGGCCGTCGAGGCCACGGCCCGTCGTCGCGGCGGCCACGCGGCCGGTCAACGCCAACGGGATCTCCACAACACGCGCCGGCATCAGGGGCGCGCTGGGCAGGAGCAGTCCGGCTACGGCCCGCCGCGTCCTGAGGTGGAGGCGGGGGTGCGGAAGGCCGCCAAGGCCAAGCTCGAGAAAAAGCTCGAGAAGCTGGACCCCACGGCGAGGGCCAAGGCCAAGACGAAGGGCAAGGCTGAGACCAAGGCCAAGACCGAGTCGAAGTCGAAGCCCGGCGCCGGCCGCGCGAAAAAGTCAGCGGGCACACGCCGCCAGTCGACGGGACGTAAGGCCCCCGGCGCCGACAGCGCATTCAGCGCGTGGAGCCAGCTGGGCAAGGCGGCGGACAGCAAGTCGAACCGTAAGCGCCCGACCTGA
- a CDS encoding HDIG domain-containing metalloprotein produces the protein MSQSLNDGRLPFVEPTDGACIEGATCVRATEDRTSRRGTLYRQILLGNRNGQFALNLFADQMAAWNGIRQGDGVWVSLVGRAGSGGYGPSWSHDGVVRLDDAHPFRDDLLPPCPVPEEELRERFAALVARMSSPAAAVLAAVLREVTEEAYWRAPAAQRLHHAVAPFGLVWHSCEVTELALLMATLPRYTAMLNRDVLILGGLLHDVGKTMEYAVQPGVGITRAPVAASRYHTTLGVQIVTAAVTRAEAELAAAGTPRWLVDAVLAVIESHHGIREHGSPTAPASAESWVLHLADMASARLAATYDALETATPLDEPTWYRNGRDVIQAFHEVAVVPEPAPATDAPIAQPQGEEPPSAADQPNDPGEVPEGVVRLIVNTEDA, from the coding sequence ATGAGCCAGAGCTTGAACGATGGGCGGCTGCCGTTCGTGGAGCCCACTGATGGCGCCTGTATCGAAGGGGCGACGTGTGTCCGCGCCACGGAGGACCGCACGAGCCGTCGCGGTACGCTGTACCGCCAGATCCTCCTCGGCAATCGGAACGGGCAGTTCGCGCTGAACCTGTTTGCGGATCAGATGGCCGCTTGGAACGGGATCCGTCAGGGGGACGGCGTGTGGGTCTCGCTGGTCGGTCGCGCGGGCAGCGGTGGCTACGGGCCCAGCTGGTCGCACGACGGAGTTGTCCGCCTGGACGATGCACACCCCTTTCGCGACGACCTCCTGCCGCCCTGTCCGGTGCCCGAAGAGGAGCTGCGCGAGCGCTTTGCCGCTCTCGTTGCGCGGATGTCCTCGCCGGCCGCCGCTGTGCTGGCGGCGGTACTGCGCGAAGTCACCGAGGAGGCCTATTGGCGCGCCCCCGCCGCCCAGCGTCTCCATCACGCTGTCGCCCCGTTCGGGCTCGTGTGGCACTCCTGTGAAGTGACCGAGCTGGCGTTGCTGATGGCCACGCTGCCGCGCTACACGGCCATGTTAAACAGGGACGTGTTGATCCTCGGCGGCCTGCTGCACGACGTCGGCAAGACGATGGAGTACGCGGTGCAGCCGGGCGTGGGGATCACCCGGGCGCCGGTGGCGGCCTCCCGATACCACACCACGCTGGGCGTCCAGATCGTGACCGCGGCCGTCACGCGGGCCGAAGCGGAGTTGGCGGCGGCGGGCACCCCGCGGTGGCTGGTCGATGCGGTCTTGGCTGTGATCGAGAGCCACCACGGGATCCGCGAACACGGGTCGCCCACGGCGCCCGCCAGCGCCGAGTCGTGGGTGCTGCACTTGGCGGATATGGCGTCGGCACGCCTCGCGGCGACCTACGACGCGTTGGAAACGGCCACGCCCCTCGACGAGCCCACGTGGTACCGCAACGGCCGGGACGTGATCCAGGCGTTCCATGAAGTCGCCGTGGTGCCGGAGCCCGCGCCGGCGACCGACGCGCCCATCGCCCAGCCGCAGGGCGAGGAGCCGCCCTCCGCGGCCGACCAGCCCAACGACCCGGGGGAGGTCCCGGAGGGCGTCGTCCGCCTCATCGTCAACACGGAGGATGCGTGA
- a CDS encoding DUF499 domain-containing protein, translated as MTLPTVFTACTPRDDVLKGSIAESDFAADLAQVIRGTAPDEYRTPERFYETTYPTRGLQNLLANVCRRLSGTGGEAAAIFRLDTQFGGGKTHGLIALVHAARGMEGVSNVAEFIEPGLLPTTAVRVAAFDGENADPLNGRDMGDGIRAFTPWGEIAYALAGAAGYERVRASDDGRVAPGADTIRELFGDQPTLILLDELAIYLRKVMLAPHLANTAGQLAAFLTGLFKAVESSTKAALVYTLAVGKDGRALDAYKEENQKLQTLIEELESVSARKATLLNPTEDDETAPVLRRRLFKRVDEEKAKQVVDAYRAIWKQHESALIPAATRPETADAFLAAYPLHPEVLTTLTEKTATFANFQRVRGMLRLLARTVACMWEQRPTDANAIHLHHMDLSDERLRQEVVTRLQQGNYEPALKRDIAGKAGDSAVAQEVDAEHYKGLPPYTSYVARTIFVHTLAFHDRLRGITPEHLRFSMVGPLIDVSFVDDARKRFVAESAFLDDRPGAPMRFLAEANLTQIIRRQEAQIEPGDVRAELRDRIRQIFTGGGSATLSLVPFPGGAYEVPDEVGDGRPLLVLLGYDAVSVGGVVEKVPHLVERMFKHKGQDESAPRGNRNHLVFLVADEGRKEEVRQKMARRLALREMKKPERLAELAEHQQNKVRELESRSETDVAVAIQQCYRHVFFPTRAERMTDDVDLGHTAIDVPATGANPGAGQNQVVRVLRDLKKLRTSEDEPDSPAYIRDRTPLRRGEITTRTLREEFRRDPALPMLVGDDVFLRGIRKGIEAGEYVYRNGDLLYGPGDPQATIKVDEQSTVFTMAFATERAIWPRPLVPTPAVVPPTPGDPPAVTPPVVPPVVQPKPVVSELSAEGVLKEALAQLFEKARARKVMSLAKIDIRMFDAGDAFRLLGVIGTVTGAQKQVHFEGGYETVDGGTLNLEFTGPATDASVLKDFLEPQLRAAREKNVQANFELRFDTGLPLTGDAPEKLTERLTRYAAGSAYVTASAQASDSGASS; from the coding sequence ATGACGCTTCCTACAGTCTTCACCGCCTGCACCCCGCGGGACGACGTCCTCAAGGGCTCCATCGCCGAGAGCGACTTCGCAGCGGACCTCGCCCAAGTCATCCGCGGCACGGCTCCGGACGAGTACCGCACCCCCGAGCGGTTCTACGAGACCACCTACCCCACCCGTGGTCTCCAGAACCTCCTGGCGAACGTCTGTCGGCGCCTGAGCGGCACCGGCGGCGAAGCAGCGGCCATCTTCCGCCTCGATACCCAGTTTGGCGGTGGTAAGACGCACGGCCTGATCGCCCTGGTGCACGCGGCCCGGGGCATGGAGGGGGTGTCGAACGTGGCCGAGTTCATCGAGCCGGGTCTGCTGCCCACGACAGCGGTCCGCGTGGCCGCCTTCGACGGCGAGAACGCCGACCCGCTCAACGGTCGGGACATGGGAGATGGAATCCGGGCCTTTACCCCATGGGGCGAGATTGCGTACGCCCTGGCCGGCGCGGCCGGGTACGAGCGCGTGCGAGCGAGCGACGATGGACGGGTCGCGCCAGGCGCTGACACGATCCGCGAGCTGTTCGGCGATCAGCCCACGCTGATCCTCCTCGACGAGCTGGCGATCTACCTGCGCAAGGTTATGCTGGCGCCCCATCTCGCGAACACCGCTGGACAGCTTGCCGCGTTTCTTACGGGCCTCTTCAAGGCCGTCGAGTCGAGCACAAAGGCCGCCTTGGTCTACACGCTGGCCGTTGGCAAGGACGGCCGCGCGCTCGATGCGTATAAGGAGGAAAACCAGAAGCTGCAAACGCTCATCGAAGAGCTGGAAAGCGTCAGCGCGCGCAAGGCGACACTGCTCAACCCCACCGAAGACGACGAGACGGCTCCTGTGTTGCGCCGTCGATTGTTCAAGCGCGTGGACGAAGAGAAGGCCAAACAGGTCGTCGATGCGTATCGCGCGATCTGGAAGCAGCACGAGAGCGCACTTATTCCCGCCGCTACTCGCCCCGAAACGGCCGACGCGTTTCTCGCGGCGTATCCGCTTCATCCGGAAGTGCTCACCACGCTGACCGAAAAGACCGCGACCTTCGCGAACTTCCAACGCGTGCGCGGTATGCTGCGACTGCTCGCGCGAACGGTGGCCTGCATGTGGGAGCAACGTCCCACCGACGCGAACGCGATCCACCTACATCACATGGATCTTTCCGACGAGCGACTACGACAAGAAGTCGTTACGCGCTTGCAGCAGGGCAACTACGAGCCCGCGCTCAAGCGCGACATCGCAGGCAAGGCGGGCGATTCGGCGGTCGCACAAGAAGTCGATGCGGAGCACTATAAGGGACTGCCGCCGTACACGTCGTACGTTGCGCGCACGATCTTCGTGCACACCCTCGCGTTTCACGACCGTCTGCGCGGCATCACGCCCGAGCATCTGCGCTTCTCGATGGTCGGGCCGCTCATTGATGTCAGCTTCGTCGATGACGCACGCAAGCGCTTCGTCGCGGAGTCGGCGTTCCTTGACGACCGGCCGGGCGCGCCGATGCGGTTCCTCGCCGAAGCGAATCTCACGCAGATCATTCGCCGACAGGAAGCGCAGATCGAGCCAGGTGACGTACGCGCCGAACTCCGTGATCGCATCCGTCAGATTTTCACCGGCGGTGGCTCGGCCACGCTCAGCTTGGTCCCGTTTCCGGGCGGCGCCTACGAGGTACCCGACGAAGTCGGTGACGGTCGCCCGTTGCTCGTGCTACTCGGCTACGACGCGGTGAGTGTGGGCGGCGTCGTGGAGAAGGTGCCGCACCTCGTTGAGCGCATGTTCAAGCACAAGGGTCAGGACGAATCAGCCCCGCGCGGCAACCGCAATCACCTCGTGTTCCTGGTTGCCGACGAGGGACGCAAGGAAGAGGTGCGCCAGAAGATGGCGCGCCGCTTGGCGTTGCGCGAAATGAAGAAGCCCGAGCGACTCGCCGAACTGGCCGAGCATCAGCAAAACAAGGTGAGGGAGTTGGAGTCGCGTTCGGAGACCGACGTTGCGGTGGCGATTCAGCAGTGCTATCGACACGTGTTCTTCCCGACACGCGCTGAACGCATGACCGACGACGTGGATCTGGGTCATACGGCCATCGACGTACCGGCCACTGGCGCGAACCCTGGCGCGGGTCAGAATCAGGTGGTCCGCGTGCTGCGCGATCTCAAGAAGCTGCGCACGTCGGAAGACGAGCCGGATTCGCCCGCATACATCCGTGACCGAACGCCGCTCAGACGGGGCGAAATCACCACGCGGACCCTACGTGAGGAATTCCGTCGCGATCCCGCGTTGCCGATGCTGGTCGGCGACGATGTCTTTTTGCGCGGCATCCGAAAAGGGATCGAAGCCGGCGAGTACGTCTACCGCAACGGCGACTTGCTCTACGGCCCCGGCGATCCGCAGGCGACGATCAAGGTGGACGAGCAGTCGACCGTGTTCACGATGGCGTTCGCCACAGAGCGCGCGATTTGGCCACGCCCTCTGGTACCCACCCCTGCGGTGGTACCGCCGACACCGGGCGATCCGCCAGCGGTGACGCCGCCCGTTGTTCCCCCGGTCGTACAACCGAAGCCGGTGGTGAGCGAGCTCTCCGCTGAGGGCGTGCTGAAGGAGGCGCTCGCGCAGCTTTTTGAGAAGGCGCGCGCTAGAAAGGTGATGAGTTTGGCTAAGATCGATATAAGAATGTTCGATGCTGGCGATGCCTTCCGGCTGCTTGGAGTGATCGGCACGGTCACTGGCGCGCAGAAGCAGGTGCATTTCGAAGGAGGGTACGAGACCGTGGACGGAGGCACACTCAATTTGGAGTTCACCGGTCCCGCGACCGACGCGTCGGTCCTGAAAGATTTCCTGGAGCCGCAGTTGCGCGCCGCTCGCGAGAAGAACGTGCAGGCGAACTTCGAGTTGCGATTCGATACGGGGTTGCCACTCACGGGCGACGCCCCCGAGAAGCTGACTGAACGACTAACGCGCTACGCGGCCGGCTCGGCTTACGTGACGGCTAGCGCGCAAGCGTCTGACTCCGGAGCCTCATCGTGA
- a CDS encoding ATP-binding protein, whose translation MMVRAGGKASGVTVTRAATPRALAVASLLWSEVESLVARGESDTLEFKRTTGELKAAGATLSAFLNGVRGGTVLFGVSPEGRVRGQDVSDATRREISEMIASFEPRIHLERFDEVEVPAGAGRRVILLSVASGATHAPYLFDGRPYVRVSSTTRVMPRERMLELLRDRSRPSQRWELEVAEGYGIADLDADEIRRVAKQGVASGRLSGAVAVDDVEDVLDKLHLLDDGRPISAAVALFAREVLPRDPQCQLHMARFVGSDKRVIADEQPPLHANVFQQVRAADSFFRKHLWRGARVEGGQSERVERWELPLDALREAVNNAVCHRDYEHRGGSVTVELYDDRLEVSNIGRLPEGWTPADLKRRHRSRPPNAILARVMYVAGLIEEWGRGTEDIVRRCVEEGHPEPAFLVEGGDVVVRFVPKAPLGGGADRRGAEPLTAPQRLLLAILEAAGRPVSLKDLLAAFPANEPEPSPRTVRHRLGALREQGLTSLSGVGAGAKWALTPRGARRLQEDETQAAGQP comes from the coding sequence ATGATGGTCCGCGCCGGCGGCAAGGCCTCGGGGGTCACCGTCACGCGTGCCGCGACTCCGCGGGCGCTCGCTGTCGCATCGTTGCTATGGTCCGAGGTCGAGTCGCTGGTCGCGCGAGGTGAATCGGATACACTGGAGTTCAAGCGCACCACCGGCGAGTTGAAGGCTGCGGGTGCCACCCTGTCTGCGTTTCTCAATGGCGTGCGCGGCGGTACCGTGCTGTTCGGCGTTTCGCCCGAAGGGCGCGTGCGCGGGCAGGACGTGAGTGACGCGACACGACGCGAGATCTCTGAAATGATCGCATCGTTCGAGCCGCGCATCCATCTCGAACGGTTCGACGAAGTGGAGGTGCCGGCCGGCGCCGGTCGTCGCGTCATCTTGTTGTCGGTGGCATCCGGTGCCACTCACGCGCCCTACCTGTTCGACGGCCGACCGTATGTGCGCGTCAGCAGTACCACACGCGTCATGCCGCGCGAGCGCATGCTGGAGCTGTTGCGCGACCGCTCGCGTCCATCGCAACGGTGGGAGCTGGAAGTTGCGGAGGGGTACGGGATCGCGGATCTCGATGCTGACGAGATTCGCCGTGTCGCGAAGCAAGGCGTCGCGTCTGGGCGATTGTCGGGAGCAGTGGCGGTGGATGATGTCGAGGATGTGCTCGACAAGCTGCACTTGCTGGATGATGGCCGGCCCATCTCGGCGGCGGTCGCGCTCTTCGCACGCGAGGTGCTGCCACGCGACCCGCAGTGTCAGTTGCACATGGCACGGTTTGTCGGCAGCGACAAACGCGTGATCGCCGACGAGCAGCCACCGCTGCACGCGAATGTCTTTCAACAGGTGCGCGCCGCCGACTCTTTTTTCCGGAAGCACCTGTGGCGCGGCGCGCGCGTAGAGGGTGGCCAGTCAGAGCGCGTTGAGCGGTGGGAGCTCCCGCTGGATGCGCTGCGCGAAGCCGTAAACAACGCGGTCTGCCATCGCGACTATGAGCATCGCGGTGGGAGTGTCACCGTGGAGCTGTACGACGACCGACTGGAGGTCTCCAACATCGGTCGGCTTCCGGAGGGTTGGACCCCGGCGGACCTTAAGCGCCGGCATCGCTCCCGTCCGCCCAACGCCATTCTGGCGCGCGTCATGTACGTCGCCGGGTTGATCGAGGAGTGGGGTCGCGGCACCGAGGACATCGTGCGTCGGTGCGTGGAAGAAGGACATCCAGAGCCCGCCTTCCTGGTCGAGGGGGGCGATGTGGTCGTGCGGTTCGTACCTAAGGCTCCACTGGGTGGTGGGGCAGACCGTAGGGGTGCCGAGCCCCTGACAGCTCCTCAGCGGCTGCTTCTGGCCATTCTGGAGGCCGCCGGGCGGCCGGTGTCACTCAAGGATCTCTTGGCCGCCTTCCCGGCCAATGAGCCCGAACCTTCTCCTCGGACCGTCCGGCACCGGTTGGGTGCTCTTCGGGAGCAGGGGCTGACCTCGCTGTCTGGGGTCGGAGCGGGCGCCAAGTGGGCACTCACCCCCCGCGGGGCTCGCCGTCTGCAGGAAGACGAGACGCAGGCGGCGGGCCAACCGTGA
- a CDS encoding AAA family ATPase, whose amino-acid sequence MTHIPKLVPLPWHPAALALLDEVRAGHERAWIVGPKGVGKSYLLKARALATATEPRRFVYTSVGAVRSGTGVLCTVLDAIHGVQPTVNSLLGSVSDRARRRGATYLLQLCADELHLRNVGAVLVDEAPQLATPALIHVTQLVDHCRDRHQHPLGLAFVSTTTELAALQASGELGQRLSTLLPIPPLAPGDVEWVIAQLSPAVSRVLGKAGGRRAEAVLLRLTEEVDGRVRPLAEIVYRAERLARAEGRAVALEHVVLAIAMQAKR is encoded by the coding sequence ATGACCCACATCCCGAAACTCGTTCCGCTCCCGTGGCACCCGGCGGCCCTCGCGCTCCTCGACGAGGTGCGCGCCGGGCACGAGCGCGCCTGGATTGTCGGCCCCAAAGGCGTTGGCAAATCGTACCTGCTCAAGGCTCGCGCGCTCGCGACTGCCACCGAACCGCGACGCTTCGTCTACACCTCGGTGGGGGCCGTGCGTTCGGGCACCGGCGTGTTGTGCACGGTGCTCGACGCAATTCACGGCGTGCAGCCAACGGTGAACAGTCTGCTGGGATCGGTCAGTGACCGCGCGCGGCGCCGCGGCGCGACCTACCTCCTGCAGCTGTGCGCGGATGAACTGCACCTGCGCAACGTGGGCGCCGTGCTGGTGGACGAGGCCCCGCAGCTCGCGACCCCCGCGCTGATCCACGTGACCCAACTGGTGGACCACTGCCGGGACCGGCACCAGCACCCGCTGGGGCTCGCGTTCGTCAGCACCACCACCGAACTCGCCGCGCTGCAGGCAAGTGGGGAACTTGGGCAACGGCTCTCGACGCTGCTGCCGATTCCGCCGCTCGCACCGGGGGACGTGGAGTGGGTGATCGCGCAGCTCAGCCCCGCGGTGAGTCGGGTGCTCGGGAAGGCGGGGGGACGACGGGCGGAGGCGGTGTTGTTGCGCCTGACTGAAGAGGTCGACGGCCGTGTTCGGCCGCTCGCGGAAATCGTGTACCGCGCGGAGCGCCTGGCGCGTGCCGAGGGACGTGCCGTGGCCCTCGAGCATGTGGTGCTGGCCATCGCGATGCAAGCGAAAAGATGA